In Rhizobium lusitanum, a genomic segment contains:
- a CDS encoding Zn-dependent hydrolase, translating into MKGRPKVNGERLLRRLSEFAEIGKTNAGGVNRQALSNEDRAARRLLADLATARGFKIFQDAIANLFIRREGRNAALPPMLIGSHLDSQPTGGRFDGALGTLAAFEVLEALEDAGHETEAAIEVVAWTNEEGSRFAPGVMGSMAFVGAAHPDDFQSVIASDGANFREELAATLAALPEAEMRPLGTLISAYLELHIEQGPSLEREGLAAGVVTAVQGTRWLTVTFSGSAGHAGTTSLAYRRDPMVAATAALNQLQISVMPQDEDARLTVGRFSVHPGSINAIPDRVTFTVDIRHPDAASLTAIEARVRAACEEAALSQRCSVEISTSFDMPPGSFSKVMTDRIEAAARALELPYKRMISGAFHDALFVARVVPAAMIFVPCRDGISHNEAEYVEPVDVINGARLLLEATMESVS; encoded by the coding sequence ATGAAAGGCAGGCCTAAGGTCAACGGCGAGCGCTTGCTTCGCCGGTTGAGCGAGTTCGCAGAAATCGGCAAGACAAATGCCGGTGGAGTCAACCGGCAGGCTTTGAGCAATGAAGACCGGGCTGCGCGGCGTCTTCTCGCCGATCTTGCGACAGCACGCGGCTTCAAGATCTTTCAGGATGCGATCGCCAATCTCTTCATCCGCCGCGAGGGCCGCAATGCGGCGCTGCCACCGATGCTGATCGGCAGCCATCTCGACAGTCAACCGACAGGCGGGCGCTTCGATGGCGCGCTTGGCACGCTTGCCGCTTTCGAGGTGCTGGAGGCTTTGGAGGATGCGGGCCATGAGACGGAGGCCGCCATCGAAGTCGTTGCCTGGACGAATGAAGAGGGCAGCCGCTTTGCGCCCGGTGTCATGGGGTCGATGGCCTTTGTCGGCGCGGCGCATCCTGATGATTTTCAGTCCGTGATCGCAAGCGATGGCGCAAATTTCCGGGAAGAACTGGCAGCGACGCTCGCGGCCTTACCGGAGGCCGAGATGCGCCCGCTCGGCACGCTTATCTCCGCCTATCTCGAACTGCATATCGAGCAGGGGCCTTCACTTGAGCGCGAAGGTCTGGCCGCCGGCGTCGTCACCGCCGTTCAGGGCACGCGATGGCTGACCGTGACGTTCTCGGGAAGTGCTGGCCATGCCGGCACGACCTCGCTTGCCTATCGGCGCGATCCGATGGTGGCGGCAACTGCGGCGCTGAACCAGTTGCAAATCTCGGTTATGCCGCAGGACGAAGATGCACGGCTGACGGTCGGACGGTTTTCAGTCCATCCGGGTTCGATCAATGCCATTCCGGATCGGGTGACCTTTACCGTCGATATCCGGCATCCGGATGCGGCAAGCTTGACGGCCATCGAAGCAAGGGTTCGCGCAGCCTGCGAAGAGGCGGCGCTGTCACAGCGATGCAGCGTCGAGATATCAACATCCTTTGACATGCCGCCCGGCTCGTTCTCAAAGGTCATGACGGACCGGATCGAGGCGGCGGCCCGGGCGCTTGAATTACCCTATAAGCGCATGATTTCTGGTGCGTTCCACGATGCCCTTTTCGTCGCCCGGGTGGTGCCCGCGGCGATGATCTTCGTGCCTTGTCGCGACGGCATCAGTCACAATGAGGCCGAATATGTCGAGCCGGTAGACGTCATCAATGGCGCCCGGCTGCTACTGGAGGCCACCATGGAAAGCGTCAGCTAG
- a CDS encoding sugar kinase, with the protein MSSSIFDPPAGAPRHVLCVGAAVLDTLFRVHTLPSGQGKVLPYEMLQIAEGMASSAAFAVARLGGKASLWGAVGDDETGERIVRDLGEAGIVTDGMLRVQGARSALSTILVDDDGERLIVPFYDPKLHETVKAVTADDIASVDAVLVDVRWPALALKVLQAARNAGKPAILDGDVAPDGIVERLAPAASHIVFSEPAAQRLTGTTDVAEMVLRLKQRFSHAFISVTAGAAGSYWFDDEGSQVEHWPALAIKAVDTLAAGDIFHGAFALAIAEGKAPKDAIRLSSVAAALKCEVFGGRSGAPTRSQVIARAGHQSNG; encoded by the coding sequence ATGTCTTCTTCGATTTTCGATCCGCCGGCAGGCGCGCCAAGACACGTCCTCTGCGTCGGTGCCGCCGTTCTCGACACGCTGTTTCGCGTCCACACACTGCCGTCAGGCCAGGGAAAAGTCCTGCCCTACGAGATGCTGCAGATCGCTGAGGGTATGGCCTCAAGTGCTGCCTTTGCTGTCGCCCGCCTTGGCGGTAAGGCAAGCCTGTGGGGCGCAGTGGGAGACGACGAGACCGGCGAGCGGATTGTCCGCGACCTCGGAGAAGCCGGTATCGTCACCGATGGCATGCTGCGCGTTCAGGGCGCGCGCTCGGCGCTCTCGACGATCCTGGTCGATGACGACGGCGAACGGCTGATCGTGCCCTTTTACGATCCCAAACTGCATGAGACGGTGAAAGCGGTAACTGCGGACGATATCGCGAGCGTTGACGCCGTGCTGGTCGATGTCCGCTGGCCGGCGCTTGCACTGAAGGTCCTGCAAGCGGCAAGGAATGCCGGCAAGCCCGCCATTCTCGACGGCGATGTCGCGCCCGACGGCATTGTCGAACGACTGGCGCCCGCGGCGAGCCATATCGTGTTTTCAGAGCCGGCGGCACAGCGGCTCACAGGCACCACCGATGTCGCGGAGATGGTCCTGCGTCTGAAACAAAGGTTTAGCCATGCCTTCATCAGCGTGACCGCCGGTGCTGCCGGCAGCTACTGGTTCGACGATGAGGGTAGCCAGGTCGAGCACTGGCCTGCCCTCGCCATCAAGGCCGTCGATACGCTTGCGGCCGGCGATATCTTCCACGGTGCCTTCGCCCTTGCCATCGCGGAGGGCAAGGCGCCGAAGGACGCGATCCGCCTTTCCTCTGTCGCCGCCGCGCTCAAATGCGAAGTGTTCGGCGGTCGTTCAGGCGCACCGACACGATCGCAGGTTATTGCTCGAGCAGGTCATCAGTCGAACGGCTAG
- a CDS encoding ABC transporter ATP-binding protein, translating into MAPVNIQNIQKRFGQVKVIHDISVDIADGEFVVLVGPSGCGKSTLLRMIAGLEEVSDGEIRIGAREVSNLPARDRDIAMVFQNYALYPHMTVAENLGFALKLRKASPSEISAKVEKAAGILGLETLLDRFPRQLSGGQRQRVAMGRALVRDPQVFLFDEPLSNLDAKLRVQMRAEIKSMHQRVGTTTIYVTHDQVEAMTMADKIVVLHGGLIEQIGAPLDLYDRPANLFVAGFIGSPSMNFIDGKIEEGVFRSEKGLILPLPEGLPISQYGGQPLVYGIRPEHIRAATGGISGRVEIVEGTGSEIYAKLDCSGQEISCLFRERLDIRFGDTVGIAIDASSVHLFDKVSGKRL; encoded by the coding sequence ATGGCACCCGTGAACATACAAAACATTCAGAAGCGCTTCGGCCAGGTCAAGGTCATCCATGATATCAGCGTCGATATCGCCGATGGCGAATTCGTGGTTCTCGTCGGCCCGTCGGGCTGCGGCAAATCCACCTTGCTGCGCATGATCGCCGGCCTGGAGGAGGTCAGCGACGGCGAGATCCGTATCGGCGCACGCGAGGTGAGCAATCTGCCCGCACGCGATCGTGACATCGCCATGGTCTTCCAAAACTATGCCCTCTATCCACATATGACCGTTGCCGAAAACCTCGGCTTCGCGCTGAAGCTGAGAAAAGCCAGCCCTTCGGAGATCTCAGCGAAAGTGGAGAAGGCGGCCGGCATTCTCGGTCTCGAGACGCTGCTCGACCGCTTTCCGCGCCAGCTCTCCGGCGGACAGCGCCAGCGTGTCGCGATGGGCCGCGCGCTGGTGCGCGATCCGCAGGTCTTCCTGTTCGACGAGCCGCTCTCCAACCTTGATGCCAAGCTTCGCGTCCAGATGCGCGCCGAGATCAAATCCATGCATCAGCGCGTCGGCACGACGACGATCTATGTAACGCATGACCAGGTCGAGGCGATGACGATGGCCGACAAGATCGTCGTGCTTCACGGTGGCCTGATCGAGCAGATCGGCGCCCCGCTCGACCTTTATGATCGACCCGCCAATCTCTTCGTTGCCGGCTTCATCGGCTCGCCATCGATGAACTTTATCGACGGGAAGATCGAAGAGGGCGTATTCCGCAGCGAAAAGGGACTTATCCTGCCTCTGCCGGAGGGATTGCCGATTTCGCAATATGGCGGGCAACCGCTGGTCTACGGCATCCGGCCGGAACATATCCGCGCGGCAACTGGCGGCATTTCGGGACGGGTCGAGATTGTCGAGGGCACTGGCTCGGAAATTTACGCCAAGCTCGATTGCAGCGGCCAGGAAATATCCTGCCTCTTCCGCGAACGGCTCGACATCCGCTTCGGCGACACGGTCGGTATCGCGATCGATGCAAGCAGTGTGCATCTGTTCGACAAGGTAAGCGGCAAGCGGCTCTGA
- a CDS encoding carbohydrate ABC transporter permease, giving the protein MKRKTLDKIGLFFVALVMISPVVLFFLWMISLSLKYEIDNGAYPPIFIPERFAWSNYVKVFEENNFFLYFWNSILVTGAATLLALLIGVPAGYGIARLKAEKSAVVIMIARMTPGLSFLIPLFLLFQWLNLLGTLWPQIIIHLVVTVPIVVWIMIGYFETTPMELEEAASIDGATPWQVFRLVALPIAKPGIVVAFILSVIFSWNNFVFGIVLASRETRTLPVAVYNMLSFEQVSWGPLAAAALIVTLPVLVLTIFAQKQIVAGLTAGAVKGG; this is encoded by the coding sequence ATGAAACGCAAGACGCTCGACAAAATCGGTCTCTTCTTCGTGGCGCTGGTGATGATTTCGCCGGTGGTCCTGTTCTTCCTGTGGATGATCTCGCTTTCGCTGAAATACGAGATCGATAACGGCGCCTATCCGCCGATCTTCATTCCCGAACGGTTCGCCTGGTCGAACTACGTCAAGGTTTTCGAGGAGAATAATTTCTTCCTCTATTTCTGGAATTCCATTCTTGTGACCGGGGCCGCGACATTACTCGCCCTGCTGATCGGCGTTCCCGCCGGCTACGGCATCGCGCGGCTGAAGGCGGAGAAGTCGGCGGTCGTCATCATGATTGCCCGCATGACGCCCGGCCTCTCCTTCCTCATTCCGCTGTTCCTGCTCTTCCAATGGCTGAACCTTTTGGGCACGCTCTGGCCGCAGATCATTATCCATCTCGTCGTGACGGTCCCGATCGTCGTGTGGATCATGATCGGCTATTTCGAGACGACGCCGATGGAACTGGAAGAGGCCGCCAGCATCGACGGCGCGACGCCGTGGCAGGTCTTCCGGCTGGTGGCCCTGCCGATCGCCAAGCCGGGGATCGTCGTCGCCTTCATCCTCTCGGTCATCTTCTCCTGGAACAATTTCGTCTTCGGCATCGTGCTTGCCAGCCGCGAGACGCGCACCCTGCCGGTTGCCGTCTACAACATGCTGTCCTTCGAACAGGTGAGCTGGGGGCCGCTGGCGGCGGCAGCGCTGATCGTGACGCTGCCGGTGCTGGTTCTCACCATATTTGCCCAGAAACAGATCGTTGCCGGCCTGACCGCCGGCGCCGTCAAGGGCGGCTGA
- a CDS encoding carbohydrate ABC transporter permease, translated as MASVSIENTTTTDVKKRSKPRRGLVPNYWPFVIPALVVIAAVIVFPWVFTLWMSVNSWTLGQSQSFAGFANYARLATDLRFWEALWHTVFYTGLSVIAPVFLGMLAALIFDAQFPLRGLLRGIFVMPMMATPVAIALVWTMMFHPQLGVLNYLLSFIGIGPQEWIYNQISVIPSLVLVETWQWTPLVMLIVLGGLAAVPREPYESAEIDGANVWQKFRYLTLPMIAPFLMIAVIIRSIDAVKSFDIIYAMTQGGPGTASETINIYLYNTAFSYYDIGYGSAMAVVFFILIVALSFVLLMARQRANWSDTETR; from the coding sequence ATGGCGTCCGTGAGCATCGAAAATACCACGACGACCGACGTCAAGAAGAGGAGTAAGCCCAGAAGAGGGCTTGTTCCCAACTATTGGCCCTTCGTCATCCCGGCACTGGTGGTCATCGCCGCAGTCATCGTTTTTCCGTGGGTCTTCACCCTATGGATGAGCGTGAATAGCTGGACGCTCGGACAATCCCAGAGCTTCGCGGGCTTTGCCAACTACGCCCGTCTGGCGACCGACCTCCGCTTCTGGGAGGCGCTGTGGCATACGGTGTTCTATACCGGCCTCTCCGTCATCGCCCCGGTCTTCCTGGGCATGCTCGCTGCCTTGATATTCGATGCGCAATTCCCGTTGCGTGGCTTGCTGCGCGGAATTTTCGTCATGCCGATGATGGCGACGCCTGTGGCGATCGCACTCGTCTGGACGATGATGTTTCATCCGCAGCTCGGCGTGCTCAACTATCTCCTGTCCTTCATCGGCATCGGCCCGCAGGAATGGATCTATAACCAGATCAGTGTCATCCCGTCGCTGGTGCTGGTGGAAACATGGCAATGGACGCCGCTCGTCATGCTGATCGTGCTCGGCGGTCTCGCCGCCGTCCCGCGCGAACCTTATGAAAGCGCCGAGATTGACGGCGCCAATGTGTGGCAGAAGTTCCGCTATCTCACCCTGCCGATGATCGCGCCCTTCCTGATGATCGCCGTCATCATTCGCAGCATCGATGCGGTCAAGAGCTTCGACATCATCTATGCGATGACGCAGGGCGGGCCGGGAACGGCCTCCGAAACGATCAATATCTACCTCTATAACACCGCTTTTTCCTACTACGACATAGGCTACGGTTCGGCCATGGCGGTCGTCTTCTTCATCCTCATCGTCGCGCTCTCCTTCGTCCTCTTGATGGCGAGACAGCGCGCGAACTGGTCGGACACGGAGACACGATGA
- a CDS encoding ABC transporter substrate-binding protein — MSSSFINPTRRHFMAGTAALGAAGLLGVRTASAAVDWKRFSGTTLEVNLVKSPRSEIILKNLAEFEALTGIKVNAEATPEQQQRQKTTIELSSGKPSFDVVHLSYHVQKRQFEKGGWLADISGFLKDPSLTDPSLTESDFAEAGLTFAKDSNGVLRSLPFSVDYWIVYWNKALFEKKGLAYPQTFDDMANAAEALTDPSTKTYGFVARGLKNANTPVWTTLMLGHGTTPLGPDGKLRTTSDDAIAAAKLYQRLMTKSAPPGISGFNWAESQSAFLQGKIGMWLDGVGFAPPIENPEKSRVVGQVGYGVMPKGPKAQAAATTGDGIGVVAASNKKEAAYLFCQWVISHDMGARLLQAGAGVPFRQSILEDQKVRAGVTMPSAWLDAVVGSGKVSQLALPVIIPVTEFRDIYGVGLTNMIGGADPASELKNATAQFEPVLARSEG, encoded by the coding sequence ATGTCATCGTCATTCATCAATCCCACACGCCGCCATTTCATGGCGGGCACCGCAGCCTTGGGGGCAGCGGGCCTTCTCGGCGTGCGTACCGCATCCGCAGCCGTCGATTGGAAGCGCTTTTCAGGGACCACGCTGGAGGTCAACCTGGTCAAGAGCCCGCGCAGCGAAATCATCCTCAAGAACCTTGCCGAATTCGAGGCGCTGACCGGCATCAAGGTGAATGCCGAAGCCACGCCGGAACAGCAACAGCGCCAGAAGACGACAATCGAGCTCAGCTCCGGAAAGCCGAGCTTCGACGTGGTGCATCTGAGCTATCACGTTCAGAAGCGGCAGTTCGAAAAGGGCGGCTGGCTCGCTGACATCAGCGGGTTCCTGAAAGATCCTTCCCTGACCGACCCATCGCTGACGGAGAGCGACTTTGCGGAAGCTGGATTGACCTTCGCCAAGGATTCCAACGGCGTTCTTCGTTCGCTGCCGTTCTCGGTCGATTATTGGATCGTCTATTGGAACAAGGCGCTCTTCGAGAAGAAGGGGCTCGCCTATCCGCAGACCTTTGACGACATGGCCAATGCCGCCGAAGCTCTGACCGATCCGTCGACCAAGACCTATGGCTTCGTCGCCCGCGGCCTGAAGAATGCCAATACGCCGGTGTGGACGACACTGATGCTGGGGCATGGCACGACGCCGCTTGGGCCCGATGGGAAATTGCGCACGACGTCCGACGACGCAATTGCGGCAGCCAAGCTCTATCAGCGGCTGATGACCAAGTCGGCACCTCCCGGCATCTCCGGTTTCAACTGGGCCGAATCCCAGTCCGCCTTCCTTCAAGGCAAGATCGGCATGTGGCTCGATGGCGTAGGCTTTGCGCCGCCCATTGAAAATCCTGAAAAATCCCGCGTCGTCGGCCAGGTCGGCTACGGTGTCATGCCAAAAGGCCCGAAAGCGCAAGCCGCCGCAACCACCGGCGACGGTATCGGCGTGGTGGCCGCCAGCAACAAGAAGGAAGCGGCATACCTCTTCTGCCAATGGGTCATATCCCATGACATGGGTGCTCGACTGTTGCAGGCCGGCGCAGGCGTGCCCTTCCGCCAATCCATTCTTGAAGATCAGAAGGTTCGGGCGGGCGTTACCATGCCAAGCGCCTGGCTCGATGCCGTGGTCGGCTCCGGCAAGGTGTCGCAGCTGGCATTGCCCGTCATCATTCCGGTCACCGAGTTCCGCGACATCTACGGCGTCGGTCTCACCAACATGATCGGCGGCGCCGATCCGGCGAGCGAACTGAAGAACGCAACCGCGCAGTTTGAGCCGGTGCTGGCACGAAGCGAGGGGTGA
- a CDS encoding GntR family transcriptional regulator: protein MDGVNEQPTLREKAYASFTHHLLARDVRPGEFVSQRRLVELTGLPLGAIRELIPRLEAEGLIKTVPQRGLQIAHIDLNLIREAFQLRIFFEKEAVALFTHSASDETVAGLLKQHRDIADAIQAGDTSPELEVHAQSVDWGMHDAFIDALGNTIISNAYRVNSIKMRLISQDRFRINGHVGPVMNEHLQVLEAIQRRSAEDAVASLVLHINGARDRALKI, encoded by the coding sequence ATGGACGGCGTGAACGAGCAGCCGACGTTGCGGGAAAAAGCCTATGCAAGCTTTACCCACCATCTGCTTGCCCGTGATGTAAGGCCCGGTGAATTCGTCTCGCAGCGCAGGCTTGTGGAGCTGACCGGCCTGCCGCTCGGCGCCATCCGTGAGCTTATTCCGCGGCTGGAAGCCGAGGGCCTGATCAAGACCGTGCCGCAGCGCGGTCTGCAGATCGCCCATATCGATCTCAATCTGATCCGCGAGGCGTTCCAGCTCCGCATTTTTTTCGAAAAAGAAGCCGTCGCTCTCTTCACCCATTCGGCTTCTGACGAAACGGTTGCCGGGCTCTTGAAACAGCACCGCGATATCGCCGATGCCATCCAGGCCGGCGATACGTCGCCGGAACTCGAAGTCCATGCGCAATCGGTGGATTGGGGCATGCACGATGCCTTCATCGACGCGCTCGGCAACACCATTATTTCGAACGCCTACCGCGTCAATTCTATCAAGATGCGGCTGATCAGCCAGGATAGATTCCGGATCAACGGACATGTAGGCCCCGTCATGAACGAGCACCTGCAGGTGCTTGAGGCGATCCAAAGACGGTCTGCGGAAGATGCCGTCGCATCTCTCGTTTTGCACATCAACGGGGCAAGAGACCGCGCATTGAAGATTTGA
- a CDS encoding dihydrodipicolinate synthase family protein, translating to MSQKFGLSVALTTPFDSNGDIAIGPMIKQAELSLASGCSSVTLFGTTGEGSSIGTQEREQVLNAFLGAGIAANRIIVGVMADSVEDAAAHAGSALSKGVRNILLAPPFYFKNVSDEGLFRWFSAVFARLADKARDIIVYNIPSVTMVPLSVALIGRLRSAFPGVVTGVKDSSGDWPYTEALLKEHSDLIILIGDERHLARGVRLGGQGAISGMANFLPSEVRLMAEEGKDDPRVEDFVLELLKFPVTAAVKVMVAQRSGDEIWLAVRPPLVSISGEGRNHLAGAFNALFRSKAA from the coding sequence TTGTCGCAGAAATTTGGCCTTTCGGTCGCGCTCACAACGCCCTTCGACAGCAACGGCGATATCGCCATTGGCCCGATGATCAAGCAGGCCGAATTGAGCCTTGCCTCGGGATGCTCCAGCGTCACCCTGTTCGGCACCACTGGCGAAGGATCCTCCATCGGAACGCAGGAGCGCGAACAGGTGCTCAACGCCTTCTTGGGCGCAGGGATAGCTGCGAACCGCATCATCGTCGGGGTTATGGCGGATTCTGTCGAAGATGCCGCCGCACATGCCGGATCGGCCCTTTCCAAGGGCGTGCGGAATATTCTGCTGGCACCGCCCTTTTACTTCAAGAACGTCAGCGACGAGGGCCTGTTTCGCTGGTTCTCGGCAGTCTTTGCGCGGCTCGCGGACAAGGCGCGTGACATCATCGTCTACAATATTCCCTCCGTCACCATGGTGCCGCTCTCCGTGGCGTTGATCGGCAGGTTGCGCAGCGCCTTTCCCGGCGTTGTCACCGGCGTCAAGGATTCCTCCGGCGATTGGCCTTACACGGAGGCCCTGCTGAAGGAACATAGCGATCTCATCATCCTGATAGGCGACGAGCGCCATTTGGCTCGGGGCGTTCGGCTGGGTGGCCAGGGCGCGATTTCAGGCATGGCGAATTTCTTGCCTAGTGAAGTCCGGCTCATGGCCGAAGAAGGCAAGGATGATCCTCGCGTCGAGGATTTTGTCCTGGAATTGCTGAAGTTTCCGGTGACGGCGGCCGTCAAGGTCATGGTGGCGCAACGCTCTGGAGATGAAATCTGGCTTGCAGTTCGCCCGCCGCTGGTTTCAATATCCGGCGAAGGACGGAATCACCTTGCCGGCGCGTTCAATGCGCTTTTCAGATCCAAGGCAGCCTAA
- a CDS encoding RNA polymerase sigma factor: MIGDRSPKNGDPDEDLLGRVAAGDVKATRALISRQLPRILAVATRMLGDASEAEDVAQETFLRVWRNAGGWQQRNARFSTWIHRVAINLCYDRLRRRKHVLAEDPPDVPYEGPAPDAGLLSEDDPNRRVERAMQMIAPRQREAIILVYYQAMSNAEAAAIMEISVDALESLLARGRRSLQTLLLKERIDD, encoded by the coding sequence ATGATTGGGGATCGCTCACCCAAAAACGGTGATCCGGACGAGGATCTGCTCGGCCGCGTCGCGGCCGGCGATGTCAAGGCAACCCGCGCCCTGATATCACGGCAGTTGCCACGCATTCTGGCCGTCGCAACGCGCATGCTTGGCGATGCGAGCGAAGCCGAGGATGTGGCGCAGGAGACATTCCTGCGGGTCTGGCGCAACGCCGGCGGCTGGCAGCAGCGTAATGCACGCTTCAGCACCTGGATCCATCGCGTCGCGATCAATCTTTGCTATGACCGCTTACGCCGCCGCAAGCATGTGCTCGCCGAGGATCCGCCTGATGTTCCCTATGAAGGTCCCGCGCCGGATGCCGGCCTGTTAAGCGAAGACGATCCGAACAGGCGCGTGGAGCGGGCCATGCAGATGATCGCGCCGCGCCAGCGGGAGGCGATCATTCTGGTTTACTATCAGGCGATGTCGAACGCGGAGGCGGCCGCGATCATGGAGATCAGTGTGGACGCATTGGAAAGCCTGCTCGCGCGCGGAAGGCGCTCGCTGCAAACGCTTTTGTTGAAGGAGCGGATCGATGACTGA
- a CDS encoding periplasmic heavy metal sensor, translating into MDQQHGDPGRDAAVGRRTASRRTEKAFRQALSDARKAERSSVLESQQAKIDAASLLGQPTLDTEALSAALARARNADMGLRAKLEQRAVDFAATLSYDERRALAESLIRRSVPKPAAAK; encoded by the coding sequence CTGGATCAGCAGCACGGAGACCCGGGTCGAGACGCTGCCGTTGGCCGGCGAACAGCTTCCCGCCGGACAGAAAAAGCCTTCCGTCAGGCGCTGAGCGACGCGCGCAAGGCTGAGCGGTCAAGTGTGTTGGAATCTCAGCAGGCGAAAATAGATGCGGCCTCGCTTCTGGGGCAGCCGACCCTGGATACGGAGGCGCTGTCCGCGGCACTGGCGAGAGCCCGCAACGCCGATATGGGCTTGCGTGCGAAGCTCGAGCAACGGGCCGTCGATTTTGCCGCCACGCTATCCTATGACGAGCGCCGTGCGCTCGCGGAAAGCCTCATCCGCCGCAGCGTCCCGAAACCCGCTGCCGCAAAATGA
- a CDS encoding DUF1800 domain-containing protein, which translates to MTQPSNDVYAAIALSRFGLGADSNGIAAIGSDPRGALREEITERFAPVPVGVELKPTSDLLVALYDFQEQRKELRAQPVAVAAPPVTANPGLQPAMSGGDMKAGQPSAVPKTMASPPPAAAPYLPQQVFLAEVDARFNGTIHQPLIGFGERLAMFWANHFAVSTSSGEEVHILAGAFEREAIRPHVFGRFSDMLLAVETHPAMLTFLDNRQSIGPDSKANAKGKRGLNENLARETLELHTLGVDGGYTQADVTTLARIITGWTVVRDQSPLGASGTFAFNANAHEPGDQTLLGLTYADNGFGQGREALHDLSHHPATARHIATKLVRHFVSDMPPPALVQKLSATFTKTDGDLSAVYLALLGSDEAWDTKLVKIRSPLEFVIALLRASGEKPKPNVIVSALAAMGQPFWAPSGPNGFPDTVDAWASGQGLSTRMDVANMIANAVPSQVDPRRFVSDSLGPLLSEETLQAVSRAETRSQGLAIAYLSPEFQRR; encoded by the coding sequence ATGACGCAACCGTCAAATGACGTTTATGCCGCAATCGCCCTTTCGCGGTTTGGGCTAGGTGCCGACAGTAATGGCATTGCCGCCATAGGATCGGACCCACGCGGCGCATTGCGGGAAGAGATCACCGAACGTTTTGCGCCCGTGCCTGTGGGTGTGGAACTGAAGCCCACTTCCGATCTTCTCGTGGCTCTCTATGATTTTCAGGAGCAGCGCAAAGAATTAAGAGCGCAGCCGGTCGCAGTTGCTGCACCTCCGGTGACGGCCAACCCGGGTCTGCAACCGGCGATGTCGGGTGGCGACATGAAAGCCGGCCAACCGTCGGCAGTGCCAAAAACCATGGCAAGCCCGCCGCCAGCTGCCGCGCCCTATCTTCCGCAACAGGTTTTCCTGGCCGAGGTCGACGCACGCTTCAACGGCACCATCCACCAGCCGTTGATCGGTTTCGGCGAACGACTGGCGATGTTCTGGGCGAACCATTTCGCGGTTTCGACATCGAGCGGGGAGGAGGTTCATATCCTGGCCGGGGCATTCGAGCGGGAAGCCATTAGGCCCCATGTCTTCGGGCGGTTTTCAGACATGCTACTGGCCGTCGAGACCCATCCGGCCATGCTGACCTTCCTTGATAACCGACAGTCGATTGGGCCGGATTCCAAGGCGAATGCGAAGGGAAAGCGCGGGCTGAACGAAAATCTCGCCCGCGAGACGCTCGAACTCCACACGCTCGGCGTGGACGGCGGTTATACACAGGCCGACGTGACCACGCTTGCAAGGATCATCACCGGCTGGACGGTCGTACGTGATCAGTCGCCACTTGGTGCCTCCGGCACCTTCGCCTTCAATGCCAATGCCCACGAGCCGGGTGACCAGACACTCCTGGGCCTTACCTACGCCGATAATGGCTTCGGGCAGGGCAGGGAGGCGTTGCACGACCTCTCGCACCATCCGGCGACGGCCAGACATATCGCCACGAAACTCGTCCGGCATTTCGTTTCCGACATGCCGCCGCCGGCGCTCGTTCAAAAGCTTTCCGCGACATTCACCAAGACCGATGGCGATCTCTCGGCGGTCTATCTGGCGCTGCTTGGGTCCGACGAAGCCTGGGACACGAAACTGGTCAAGATCCGGTCGCCGCTCGAATTCGTCATCGCGCTTTTGCGCGCCAGCGGCGAGAAGCCGAAACCCAATGTCATCGTCAGTGCCTTGGCCGCGATGGGACAGCCGTTCTGGGCGCCGTCCGGACCGAACGGATTTCCCGACACGGTCGATGCCTGGGCGTCCGGGCAGGGCCTTAGCACACGGATGGATGTCGCCAATATGATCGCCAACGCGGTGCCGTCGCAGGTCGATCCCCGTCGCTTCGTCTCCGATAGCCTCGGACCGCTGCTTTCCGAAGAAACCTTGCAGGCTGTTTCGCGCGCGGAAACCCGTAGCCAGGGTCTTGCGATTGCCTATCTCTCCCCCGAATTTCAGAGGCGCTGA